Below is a window of Undibacterium sp. YM2 DNA.
TCAGTCTGGTCGGCGGTATGCTGGCAGCCTGCGGTGGAGGAGGCAACACCAGTAGTTTGACAGACACACCCAAAGCCGGTGCGCACATGGCAATGCCGCCCGCAGAGGTGCCCAGCAGTTGTGCAGTCTGGAGCAGTACTCAGGTTTATACCCAGGGCAATTGCGTAACTTATCAGGGCGTAACCTATAAAGCCAAATGGTGGACGCAGGGGAATGTGCCGGGCACAGAACAGTGGGGACCATGGGAAGTCAGCGCGGTCACGCCAACACCGACTCCAACGCCCACGCCCACGCCGACTCCAACTCCGACACCTACACCTACGCCCACTCCGACACCGACGCCCACTCCTACGCCTACACCAGGATGCGCGCCTTATGTGGCGGGAACCAGTTATCTGGCGGGCAGTGTCGTCAGCAATGCCGGCGGCTATTATCGTTGCGATGTCGCGGGCTGGTGTTCTACCGGTGCTTCTGCTTATGAACCCGGTGTAGGCTGGGCCTGGACCAGCGCCTGGACTGCGGTGACTGTCAGTGCCTGCCCAACGCCAACACCGACACCTACTCCAACCCCGACGCCGACGCCGACGCCGACACCGACACCAACACCAACACCAACACCAACACCAACACCAACACCAACGCCAACGCCAGTCGGTGGCCGCGAAGTTGGTTCCTACTTTGCCCAATGGGGTGTGTATGGTCGTGGCTATGAAGTGGCAGATATCCACACCACGCAGACACCCGTCAATGGTGTGCAGACCAGCGTCGCTGATCAATTGACCTTCATTAACTATGCCTTCGGCAATGTGTATGCCAAAAATGGTGGCTATGAATGCGACATGGTGACCAAGGCAGAGACTGGCAATAACGTTCCGGCACCAGCAGATGCGGGTACTGGCGGTGATGCCTTTGCCGATTACCAGCGTCAGCCAGCACGCACCGTCGATGGCAAAACCATACCCTGGGACGCCAAGCTCACCGGCAATTTTGCGCAACTGAAATTGCTGAAGGCGGCACATCCTAACCTCAAGGTGTTCATCTCACTCGGTGGCTGGACATGGTCGAAGTTCTTCTCTGCCGCAGCAAAGACGGATGCCCTGCGCAAGCAACTCGCGAAGTCTTGCGTCAAGCAATTCATTGCAGGTGATTTGCCGGTGCAGGATGGCCGCGGTGGTCCTGGTGCAGCCAAAGGTGTGTTTGATGGTATCGACATCGACTGGGAATACCCAGGCGGTGGCGGGCAGCCGTATAACACTTTTGATGCTGTCAACGACAAACATAACTTCACTTTGTTGATGGCAGAATTCCGTGCGCAACTCGATGCGCAAGGGGCTCTCGACAACAAGCGTTATGCGCTGACTGCAGCGATAGGCGCGGGCACTGAAAAAATCGCCCAGACCGAGCCTGCCTTGTATAGCCAGTACATGGATTGGGTGAATGTCATGACCTATGACTTCCATGGTGGTTGGGAAAACACCACCAACTTCCATTCACCGCTGTACCATGACCCTGCAGACCCATCCACGGGTGTGCTGGCCAAGTACAATAGTGACGATGCCATACAGGCCCTGGTCACGGCTGGTATGCCACGCAATAAAATCTTGCTGGGCATTCCATTCTACGGGCGTGGCTGGAAAGGCGTCAGTGCCGGGCCAAATGGAAACGGGCTGTACCAGGCGACTGGTGGGTCAGCACCGGCTACTTATGAAGCAGGGATAGAAGACTACAAGGTCTTGAAAAACAAGGCCGGTACGCGCACCCTGCATCCGGTGACCAAGCAACTGATGTTGTTGACCAATAATGGCGAATGGTGGAGTTATGATGACCCTACTGTCATTGCCATTAAAATGAAGTATGTGCGTGACCAGAACCTGCGTGGCGCATTTACCTGGGAGCTTGACGGCGATGCCAGCGGTACCCTGGGTAGCGAAGTCTGGAAAGGGCGATAAGCCTGATTAGTGGAATGGTATAGTCCATTAATAGTGTAGGGCTGCGGGTGTGATGAACAATACCATCACATCCGCAGTTTTTTCAGCGAGAGGAAAGTACATGAATGCACAACTTGGTTTGCATGCGCCAATAAAGCAAACAGCCCAGCCCATGAGCGATGAATGGCGTCGCTGGATCGCAGAAAATCTGCTGCTCGGCGCGCATCCGGCAACACTGGAAAATGTCTTGCAAAAAAATTCTTTCAGCCTGCACACAGCACGACTGGAAATCAGTGCAGCTTTATCCAGTCCCTATTTTCAAGGCGTGCAAAGGCTCAAAAACCGCCTCGACAAGCGTGACTGGGTATTGGCCATCAATGCCAAACTCGATCAGATAGAACCGATGATGCTGGAGCGCAAACAGCAGTTATCTGGTGAACAGTTTTTGCATGACTATTACCAGAAAAACCGCCCCGTCATTATTACCGGCATGCTCGATGATTGCCCGGCGCGCAGCCGCTGGAACCTGACCTGGTTCCGTGAGCATTTTTCTGAACGCCAGGTAGAAGTGCAATTTGGCCGCAATAGCGACGCCAATTATGAAATGAACAGCATCGCCCACAAACGCCAGATGCGCTTTGGTGAGTATGTCGATCTCGTGGAAAAAAGCGGCCATAGCAATGACACGTACATGACCGCGAATAACGATTCCAGCAACCGCAAGGCACTCAATGAACTGTGGGAAGACGTGCCTTCATTGCCCGAATATCTGAAGACCGATCAGGGCAAGCAGGGCTTTTTCTGGTTTGGCCCGGCGGGCACGATTACGCCTTTCCACCATGACCTGACCAATAATTTCATGATGCAGATCATGGGACGCAAGCGCGTGAAACTCATCGCGCCATGCCACCTCGCCAAACTGCAAAATGAGCGTCATTGCTTTACGCCTGTCGATGGCCGCAACATCGACCTGACACGCTTCCCCCAGATGCGGGATGTGCCTGTGCTGGAATGTGTATTGGAGCCAGGCGAGATATTATTCCTGCCTGTGGGCTGGTGGCATTTTGTGGAATCACTGGATATTTCTGTCACCATCGCTGCGACAAATTTTCTCTGGGATAATGACTTCTTCAGTAATTACCCGGCCAATCACGACTTTTGATCAACAGTCTTTCATAAGAAGAAAAAGCACTTGCGGCGTATGCCGGAGCGCAGTTTTTTTGTATCGGTTATCCATGCCTTGCCTGTCATCTGACAGGCAAGGCATTTCTACATCAAGGCAAGGTTTTCAAGACAGCCTTGGTCGGCGCCGAGAAGTTGTAGCCGTCATGTTTATCCCAGTTGATAGACCAGGTCATGACCCCTCTGAAGCCAGGGTAGGCTTGTTTGGGGACGATGGTGCCGCAGTTCAGCAACTTGGTTAAACAGTTCAGCGCATTGCTGACATCTGCCGAAGTGGTAAAACCGGAATTGGCTGAACTACGGCCAGACGGCACACCAAAAGCAACCTGGTCAGGACGCAGACCGGCAAAGGTATTACCGCCATAGGTAAAGCCCTCGATCAGCATTTTTGCCGTGCCCACCAATTGATCTGCCGAGCCTGCCCTGAGTGGCGCAGACTGGTAAGGCGTGTAGATATCGCCATTGTTGTAATACTGTGGATGCAGGATAGTCAACTCATCGCGCAGCGCGTTGATGATGGGGATATATGCACCCCAGATTGAGCCGTAAGAAGTAAAGCCACCTTCCACATATACCCATTCCGGTGCCATCGACAGGTAGAAGCTTGCCCCGACTTTGGCTTTCAGTTTTTTGACAGCGACCGGCAGGTAAGTCTGGATAGCGGCACCCTGCGCCACGCCGTTTTCAAGATCAAGATCAATACCATCAAAACCATATTTACTGATGATGCCGTACAGACTGTTGGCAAAATTGGTCGCCTCTGCATCAGAGCCTACCGAGACTGAACCATTCTGGCCACCGAGTGACAGTACGACTTTTTTGCCTTGCGCCTGCTTGGTCTTGATGTCTGCAATAAATTGCGCTTCGCTACCGGCGCCAGGGTCCAGCGTAAAGCTCACATTGCCACCGCCTGCGTTGTCACCAAACGAAACGACGATCACATCCCAGTCATTGCTGACTTGCGCGATAGGATAGGTATTACCGCTCGGGTTCGTAAAGTTGTGCCAGTAACCGACCAGTGCATGCTTGGCCAGGCCAGGGACTGGTGTGGGAGTCGGTGTTGGCGTGGGCGTTGGAGTTGGTGTGGGGTAGGCGTCGGTGTTGGTGTCGGAGTGGGCGTTGGGGTAGGTGTTGGCGTAGGTGTGGGGCAGGCACTTGATGTGACTGATGTCCACGCGCTAGTCCAGGCCCAGCCTACACCAGGCTCGTAAGCAGATGCACCGGTTGAACACCAGCCCGCTACATCACAACGATAAAAGCCACCCGCATTGCTGACCACTTTTCCAGCGGCGTATTGGGTGCCGGCGACATAAGCAGAACAACTCGGCGTTGGAGTTGGTGTAGGAGTCGGCGTAGGTGTCGGCGTAGGTGTCGGCGTAGGTGTCGGGGTTGGTGTGGGCGTTGGGGTTGGCGTAGGAGTCGGTGTGGGCGTTGGTGTGGCATCACAAGCCCCTTTGCCTGTCCAGGGTTTACCGCTTCCAGACGCGCCGCTATTGGTCGTGGGGTTTTCATTTTGCGTCCACCAGTTTGCCACATAATTATTGCCACCGGTGCTGACCAGGGCACCGCCGTTGTAGGCCGTTGCTGCATCCCAGGCCGCATAGCATGCTGTAGAAGCCACTGCTGGCGGAGCCTGTGGCGGCGTGATTGCCTGCCCGTTGCCTGCTGCACTACCACTGCCACCACCGCACGCAACCAGCAAACTACCGCTCGTTGCGCACACCAGCATGTTTTGAATCAGGTTTCTTAAAGTCGTATTTTCCACTGCCGTCTCCCCCGTGATTTTGTGAATTCAGAAAATGTGTTTATTCCCCCAGATACATTCTTGATACGCTTGCCCTTGCTGCAGACAAGCGCTCAGGATTCAAGCATGTAGGCCTTGAATTTGGACGTCAACTGGTTTTGTTTTTATCTCGCCACTTAGATACCACTTAATTGACAGGCAACAAGATGCAATGGAAATAAGAATCAGGTAAACAACGTGTGCCCTGCTTTTGCCGGGCAATGATCAGACCAGCCATGGCGATTTGCGATAGTGGTATTAGGGTTTTTGTAATGCGCAGGAATGATCGCGGGCCAGATGATGGCGCATGTAGGTGCAGACCATCATGCGTAGATAGCTAAGGAAGCAACTAAATAAGCCTGCTTATTCGGGCGAGCCCAGGCAAAGCCTCACTCCTGATACTTTTCAAATAATTTTGCCAATGTACCTTGACGCTCAAGCAAGGCGATTGCGGCTTTCAATTTCTTTGCATCTTCAGGCGCTAAAGTTTTTGACAACAGCATATGGAACTCATCTTTGAGCATCAATTTGGGTAGCAGCTTGATCTGGCCTTCCAGTCCAGCTTGCCGTATGTCGGCCACAATGCCGGGCGAGCGGTGACAATAAAAGCGGCCCCTGCGGGCAAGCAGTTTGTTCAGATTGGACTTGGACGAGACTGCGCTGGAATCTACGTGCAAGCCACCCAGGTCTCTCAAACGATCATTGATGGCATAGTTGTGCATGGACAGGATGATGCCGTCCTTGCCCAGTTTGCGTATGTCATCCCAGCTAGTCACCTGGACGTCGTCATCAGCCCGCACTGCCAGCAGGTAATTGACCGAGAATATGGGGGTCTCGACATAGTCAAAGAGGAGGGCGCGTTCTTTGGTATGCAGCAAGCCGCAAATGGCATCCATGGGGCCAGAAGTGATACGGACCAGTGGCAACCAGTTTTGATCGCCGACAAACTTGATGCCAGGTTCCACCGCTTCTATGGCCCGCATGATATCGACACATATACCGCCAACAGCAGGTTTGCCGTCTTGTACTATAGCGATGAATTTAGGGGCAGACGCTTCTTGCGCCGCTGTCCTGATCAAGCTCTGTGCGCTGGCAGGCCCGGCAAAAAATAACAAAGAGGCCGTGAGCAGAATAAGCCACCCTGCGCTTTTGATACTCAATGCGAAGCAAGTCACGTATTGCCTCCGTTTTTATATTTATTAGCGTCGCATCAGGCTTGATTTTAGCCAGAGACAAGCTTGCGAGCGCTTTTCATTATTGTACGCCAGCGTATGCGCGATGTCGCTGTGATTCAAGAGAACAGGATTTCATCTGCCACACCAATAGCACCTGAACTGCTCTGCTGTGTAACACAGGACCAAGACAGGCCAGGCCAGCGTTCAGTGCCTCTGGCTTGCGCATATTCCCTGGAAAACGCCATTTCCACCACATGGCCCTTGTTTGCTGTCCGAATCAGGCCGCTTACTTCTCTGTGCCATATGGATTTTCTGCAGAAAAATGTTGCATGTAAAGATACATCATTATTTTTTCTTGATCATGCAAAATGGTAAAGCTGAATTAAATCAATTCATTACTTTAAAAGTTCAAACAGGATTTGGCTGTTCTTGATTTCTGCGCATTATTGATTGATGTTGAATATCCTCGCTCAGCTTGGCAAGGTCGGCGCCGGGAGCAACATTAAGCATTTGCTGCTCCCCGCTTTTGCTGATCAAGATCATTCATCATTCATTTCTTCAGGGCTGAGCTGCCAGACTACAGGCCAGTTGTTTTCATCCATGGCACGCCATTTCAGATAACGCCATACATTTCCACTGGCGTTCAACAAAGTGTTAGTGTCGTGAAGCCAGGCAGCGGCACCGCTTTCCATGATAGTACTGACGCGTAGTGTTTGTCCGGTGGCTGCATCCCACAGGCGTACGGTTTTGTCGTCTGAAACCGAGAGCACGCTATGTCCATCCGGCGAAAATATGCAAGACCTCACCCAG
It encodes the following:
- a CDS encoding glycosyl hydrolase family 18 protein, producing the protein MRHRTGIRINHLMLSLVGGMLAACGGGGNTSSLTDTPKAGAHMAMPPAEVPSSCAVWSSTQVYTQGNCVTYQGVTYKAKWWTQGNVPGTEQWGPWEVSAVTPTPTPTPTPTPTPTPTPTPTPTPTPTPTPTPTPGCAPYVAGTSYLAGSVVSNAGGYYRCDVAGWCSTGASAYEPGVGWAWTSAWTAVTVSACPTPTPTPTPTPTPTPTPTPTPTPTPTPTPTPTPTPTPVGGREVGSYFAQWGVYGRGYEVADIHTTQTPVNGVQTSVADQLTFINYAFGNVYAKNGGYECDMVTKAETGNNVPAPADAGTGGDAFADYQRQPARTVDGKTIPWDAKLTGNFAQLKLLKAAHPNLKVFISLGGWTWSKFFSAAAKTDALRKQLAKSCVKQFIAGDLPVQDGRGGPGAAKGVFDGIDIDWEYPGGGGQPYNTFDAVNDKHNFTLLMAEFRAQLDAQGALDNKRYALTAAIGAGTEKIAQTEPALYSQYMDWVNVMTYDFHGGWENTTNFHSPLYHDPADPSTGVLAKYNSDDAIQALVTAGMPRNKILLGIPFYGRGWKGVSAGPNGNGLYQATGGSAPATYEAGIEDYKVLKNKAGTRTLHPVTKQLMLLTNNGEWWSYDDPTVIAIKMKYVRDQNLRGAFTWELDGDASGTLGSEVWKGR
- a CDS encoding cupin-like domain-containing protein, with amino-acid sequence MNAQLGLHAPIKQTAQPMSDEWRRWIAENLLLGAHPATLENVLQKNSFSLHTARLEISAALSSPYFQGVQRLKNRLDKRDWVLAINAKLDQIEPMMLERKQQLSGEQFLHDYYQKNRPVIITGMLDDCPARSRWNLTWFREHFSERQVEVQFGRNSDANYEMNSIAHKRQMRFGEYVDLVEKSGHSNDTYMTANNDSSNRKALNELWEDVPSLPEYLKTDQGKQGFFWFGPAGTITPFHHDLTNNFMMQIMGRKRVKLIAPCHLAKLQNERHCFTPVDGRNIDLTRFPQMRDVPVLECVLEPGEILFLPVGWWHFVESLDISVTIAATNFLWDNDFFSNYPANHDF
- a CDS encoding chitinase, producing the protein MAKHALVGYWHNFTNPSGNTYPIAQVSNDWDVIVVSFGDNAGGGNVSFTLDPGAGSEAQFIADIKTKQAQGKKVVLSLGGQNGSVSVGSDAEATNFANSLYGIISKYGFDGIDLDLENGVAQGAAIQTYLPVAVKKLKAKVGASFYLSMAPEWVYVEGGFTSYGSIWGAYIPIINALRDELTILHPQYYNNGDIYTPYQSAPLRAGSADQLVGTAKMLIEGFTYGGNTFAGLRPDQVAFGVPSGRSSANSGFTTSADVSNALNCLTKLLNCGTIVPKQAYPGFRGVMTWSINWDKHDGYNFSAPTKAVLKTLP
- a CDS encoding carbohydrate-binding protein — protein: MENTTLRNLIQNMLVCATSGSLLVACGGGSGSAAGNGQAITPPQAPPAVASTACYAAWDAATAYNGGALVSTGGNNYVANWWTQNENPTTNSGASGSGKPWTGKGACDATPTPTPTPTPTPTPTPTPTPTPTPTPTPTPTPTPTPTPSCSAYVAGTQYAAGKVVSNAGGFYRCDVAGWCSTGASAYEPGVGWAWTSAWTSVTSSACPTPTPTPTPTPTPTPTPTPTPHQLQRPRQHRLPHQSLAWPSMHWSVTGTTLRTRAVIPILSRKSAMTGM
- a CDS encoding ABC transporter substrate-binding protein, whose product is MTCFALSIKSAGWLILLTASLLFFAGPASAQSLIRTAAQEASAPKFIAIVQDGKPAVGGICVDIMRAIEAVEPGIKFVGDQNWLPLVRITSGPMDAICGLLHTKERALLFDYVETPIFSVNYLLAVRADDDVQVTSWDDIRKLGKDGIILSMHNYAINDRLRDLGGLHVDSSAVSSKSNLNKLLARRGRFYCHRSPGIVADIRQAGLEGQIKLLPKLMLKDEFHMLLSKTLAPEDAKKLKAAIALLERQGTLAKLFEKYQE